The DNA sequence TTTTTTTCacactttttctttatgttattttttcttattttttgtcATTTCTTTGATACTTTTTCATCTCACCGATTAGCCTATCTTCTCTATCTTGTGTCTTTCCGACTCTAATAAATCAAACACCATTGTCATCTGTTGTTTACCTATTCTCATAGAGAAACTATATATTTTTCGTCACCAGTTCGTCATCTTCTAACATTTTACCATCTTTTCACAGTTTGCCATCTTTTTTGCAGCTTCGTCTGCGCTTTTCTTGTGGTAGTTCCGTCTATAGTTCTTTGTGGCAGTTTCATCTGCGTTTCGTCTGCATTTTCTTGTGGTAGTTCCGTCTGCACTTCCTTCCAACAGTTTCATCTGTGCTTCTTTCCGGCAGTTCCGTCTGTATTTTCTCCCGGCAGTTCCATTTGTATCCATTCCATCAATTTGTGcagttttttttatttcgttattttaaataagttttaaactcaagttgtcacttgagtttgagggaagatgttagaatatattaggatcaattagcatttattataattatttagcATATATTTTGTCTTTATTATATCGATTCACTTAGCACTTATAAATACacttttatattgtatcatttcACACAATCTAAATAGACATAGATCCTTTCTCTACTGTTCTCTCTTATCTTTCTAAcaacatataattttttatacatgTTCAAAAGTATTTTTCCTCTTTCGAGCTTAGAagttatttgaataaaattgtAGAGAGTAGGTTGGAGACACGATGTTGTCATCATCCTCCTATTCCGAGTTCCTAATATCTCGAGTTCGTCATTTCCAATGATGGGGATATTTTTGTAAGGACTCCGACACTCAAGTTAGCATAGGTCGTAAAAAGAACTAAGTTAGATATTATACCTGAGTGTGCATATTTAGAATAGCACATATACTATGAGGTTATGATGTTACAAGTTTCTCTTATGTGGATTGTTCTTTTCATGAGCAACTCTCAAGTCTCATCATAATAAGATGTTTGATGTCTTATTGTGGTCTTCTTCATATGATGTTTTTAGACCTATATATAGTCAATGTTATAACATTCGCCTTTAATAGTAGAAGGTATAATTATTCTATTGGTCCTTATAGTTTcatgaaattttcaattaggtccttatacttttttttcttttaattgggtccctgcaccaattttttttttaattgagtccatatactttttttttccttttattcgAGTCCctacactaattttttttaattggttcCCTATACAATTAAGTCAATTACTACCAAGAGAGacataattgaaaaaaaatttgatgcagagacccaattaaaaagaaaaaaagcatacggacctaattaaaaattttacaaaactataagagcaacagaataattaaaccataGTAAAATAATAGTTACAATGTAACAATTAACCTCGTAAAATTGAATTATTAAGTAATAGAATGAAATATGAAGAATTAATGTCCTTTTTAAAATACgagaaaatatttaattatcaaattggTTTTTTAAAAGTTCTTATATTCTTAATTCAATTCTTTAATATTGGACTTATAGAAATATTTCAAAACAAAACATATTTCACTTTTATGTTAAAAATGATCGGTAAGAAGTAAGAattcataaaatataaaattaaagatgtacaagagaaattaaaaaataaataaataatgcaaatatgatttcttattaacaaaaaaaaaatggggTACTAACCCTCCTAATGACCCGCTATATAAAACCATGTAATATGAGAAGCAGGTTGGTTGTGAGTAAACAGAGAAGCAATCACCCTTTCTTTAATAGTAGAAGCCATGGAAATGGAGTTAATATACAAAGAAACCATGAAACCAAGTTCAGGCACTCCTCCACACCTAAAAACTTACCCTCTCTCCTTCTTGGATGTGACAACTCCTGCCCAATACATGCCGATGATTTACTTTTACCATCCAAAACAAATTGAAAACCAAGAATCCAAGTTAGCCCTCCTCAAGAAATCCTTACCCGAAGCTCTCTCAATGTACTACCCAATTGCAGGCAGGTTCAAAGGTAGACTCGCCATTGACTGCAACGACCAAGGAGTGCCATTGCTCGTCACAAAACTCAAATGCCATCTCTCTCACTTTCTCAACAACCCAATCCAGCCTAATCTGCTTCCTCTGTTTCCAGACAATTTGGCCTGGACAAATATGAACAATCCAGACCACGATCCCATCATGGCCATTCAAATCAACTGCTTCCATTGCGGCGGAATTGCAATTGCAGTCTGCGTCACTCACAAGCTCGGCGACATTTCCACTCTCATCAACTTCGTCAACGACTGGGCCGCCATCACCAACCACTACCAACATCAGAACCACCCACTACCCTCTCCGCCCTTACTGGACGCCGGAGTGTCCGTTTTTCCTCAAGGAGACCTGCCGGTTTACCAAGAAAAACCCTACTTCGGTCTCCCGAAATCGGTCTGCAAGAGGTTCGTGTTCGAAGCTTCGAAGATCGAAGCCCTTAAAGCCACGGCTGCACCGATTCTTCCGACAAGGTTTGAAGCGGTGGCAGCACTGATTTGCAAGTGTGCGGCTTCTGCACTGGGGTTAAGCCCTAACTCGCCGTTGTTAAGCACCGTTACGGTGAATCTCCGCAAGAGGATCGATCCTCCTGTTCCCAGCAAAACCTTAGGGAACATGATAACGTTCTTCCTGTTTTGCGCCTCTAAGACGGATCAGCTCCCGGAGTTGGTAAGCAAGATGAAACAGGGGATGGTTGGTAGTGAGATGCAGTTGAAGAAGTATGGAGGAAAATATAGGGACTTGGATTTCATCGGCGAGATACTCAAACGAGACTCGGAGGCTCCCAGGGATTTGAAGTTCGAATTGATGACACTTTCCAGTTGGTGCAGGTTTTCAACGTACGAGGCGGATTTTGGGTGGGGGAAACCGGTGTGGATAGCGTCCATTTCGAATTTCAAGAACGGTGTGGTTTTTATGGATGCGAGAGATGGGAAAGGGATGGAAGTGCTTGTGAACATGGAAGAGCAGCACATGGCAAGGTTTGAGTGTAACCAAGACCTGCTTCAATATGCTTCTGTTGAACCTTCCGTTCAGCTCTACCACCAAGATGATCTTTCAACTTTCAACGTCTAAAATCGGAAATATTTGTCTCTTttatgtcttcttctttgagtTTTTCTTTAGAAATTCTACTCTCTGTTTTTCATTTTAGAATGGTGCATGCTATTATTGTATCAATAATACTATATGACAAGCGTAGTTTATTGTTTTTATTCATGATTAagagttaaattttaaaataatctcTGAATTTGCACTCGAATTTTAAAGTAATATCTGAATTTAATAATTACTCAAATTTAtctccaaaatttttttttgagacTCATAATAGTCTCTCAAATAATTTTCGTCCATTCTTACCATTGAAAAAGTctgaaacgacgtcgttttgtaTATAAAGAAAATCCTTTTGAGTCCCCTTCCCCAACCCTACTCTCTCACACTCAGCACTCAACACTACTCTAGCTTTCCTCAACCCTCTCTATAGCCACCTCTCGCCGGTCTCCATCTCGAAAACACACCCAACCAGATAGAACTTTAGTTACAACCCGGTATCACATCCCTCTGCTTCAGATGAACTTAGGCACTGCTCCTTGGTTAATGGTGAGGCGTTGTGATGATATTTAAAGCTCCGCCGGCCGCTACTGTTATCTCCTCCTCCACTCTGACCTCACAATTTGACCATTGTCCTTGGTCTCGTCATGTTTCTTTTGCATTGCCCTCCTTCCCTCTACTACATGGATCTCCGCTTGAAGCTCTGTCGCGTTCTGTTTCTGTGACCTCCACGACTCCTATCGAATAGAGATCATGCTATCCCAAGGAGATTTTTTGCCCGATTTCGTCCATGGTATCGCTCGATCTGCTCGCcgtcctctctctctctctctctctctctctctctcgtgATTGTTGTTATTTAGGTTGATGATGTTTGCTAGTTAGGACAAAGGAGAGGCGTAATCGTGGTAATGAGGGATAGTGGTGACAGAGAAAGGTAGATCAACATATCAGAAGTTGCAGAGatagaaaagagagagagagagaaagagagaaaaaaattttagagaaaGAAGACGAGGAGAAAGGAGAGAGTTGATGGTAGGGTGAAGTGTGGTTTCTTGAtgtggtgatgatgatgatgtcggGAGTGGTGGCTGTTGGGAAGAGATGAAAGTGGTGGTGctgtgatgaatgatgatgtAAGTGgtaaagaaagaaaggaaacgACGACATTTTAAGTCCAGTCCAATGGCAAGGATGGACGAAAATTATTTTAGGGACTACTATAAGTCCCAAAGGACAATTTCAGGAACGAATTTgagtaattattaatttcagGGATCACTTTGAGATTCGAATGTAAGTTCAGAGACTATTTTAAGATTTAACTCCACAATTAatcattagtatttaaaaaTGTATACTAAAAATATAGTAGTAAATTATTGAActcaaaatattaaattaaattaaaattatcgACTCCTAAATTTTTTTCGTAAATATGTTGTAATTGCATTTGGAAAATTTAATAGAATAATCAATTTCGCTACacatttaagttttttttgGCAATTAAATCCAATCAAATTAGTTAAAATCCAACAAAAACTAGTTTCATTAGTGAAAGCATATTAGGTACGCTCCAACTCCCCATTTATGTGAACGTTTGTATTCTGCGATTCTTTTCTCTTTGCGTATTTCTTTCTCAT is a window from the Arachis stenosperma cultivar V10309 chromosome 3, arast.V10309.gnm1.PFL2, whole genome shotgun sequence genome containing:
- the LOC130966733 gene encoding acyltransferase Pun1-like encodes the protein MEMELIYKETMKPSSGTPPHLKTYPLSFLDVTTPAQYMPMIYFYHPKQIENQESKLALLKKSLPEALSMYYPIAGRFKGRLAIDCNDQGVPLLVTKLKCHLSHFLNNPIQPNLLPLFPDNLAWTNMNNPDHDPIMAIQINCFHCGGIAIAVCVTHKLGDISTLINFVNDWAAITNHYQHQNHPLPSPPLLDAGVSVFPQGDLPVYQEKPYFGLPKSVCKRFVFEASKIEALKATAAPILPTRFEAVAALICKCAASALGLSPNSPLLSTVTVNLRKRIDPPVPSKTLGNMITFFLFCASKTDQLPELVSKMKQGMVGSEMQLKKYGGKYRDLDFIGEILKRDSEAPRDLKFELMTLSSWCRFSTYEADFGWGKPVWIASISNFKNGVVFMDARDGKGMEVLVNMEEQHMARFECNQDLLQYASVEPSVQLYHQDDLSTFNV